One stretch of Holophagaceae bacterium DNA includes these proteins:
- a CDS encoding EpsG family protein has protein sequence MIPIPLHLYTPVFYHAMLALVLVTVLWYLGAQEKVASRAAGGVLTWGLALAMTLYLGLRPVSGFYFGDMGAYAISFRDLQSTGTALKVYANSEWAFAAFMHVSASIMSAETWFLLCAALYVGLITRALHRVHRAKAYLALLMAIASYSFWAYGTNGIRNGLATSLVLLGMAYPDRKLLMALFFALAVGTHTSVLLPVAAFLLTFLYRDPRGYLGGYLLAVLLSLTVGGWWEQFFASSGLVGDERFSVYLLDQSYASEFSSIGFRWDFLAYSLWPVAFGAYHIFKRKFTDRFYLQLFNAYVAANAFWVLVIRASFSNRFAYLSWFMMFWVLVYPLLVGPAAGRRGRIQAGLLVAYYAFTYLMFLKT, from the coding sequence GTGATCCCGATCCCTCTGCATCTCTACACCCCCGTTTTCTATCACGCGATGCTGGCCTTGGTACTGGTGACTGTCCTCTGGTATCTGGGTGCCCAGGAAAAGGTCGCGTCCCGGGCGGCAGGTGGAGTGCTCACGTGGGGCTTGGCCTTGGCCATGACCCTGTACTTGGGCCTGCGTCCAGTCAGTGGGTTCTATTTCGGGGATATGGGTGCTTACGCCATAAGCTTCCGGGATCTCCAATCCACAGGGACGGCCCTGAAGGTCTACGCGAACAGTGAATGGGCTTTCGCGGCCTTCATGCACGTCTCGGCGTCGATCATGTCCGCGGAGACTTGGTTCCTGCTCTGCGCGGCCCTCTACGTGGGGCTCATCACCAGAGCCCTGCATCGGGTCCATAGGGCGAAGGCCTACCTGGCCCTTCTCATGGCGATTGCCTCCTACTCATTCTGGGCCTATGGCACCAATGGCATCCGCAACGGTCTGGCCACGTCTCTTGTGCTGCTGGGCATGGCCTACCCGGACCGCAAACTCCTCATGGCCCTGTTCTTCGCCCTGGCCGTGGGCACCCACACCTCGGTGTTGCTGCCCGTGGCGGCCTTTCTCCTGACCTTCCTCTACCGGGACCCCCGGGGCTACCTGGGGGGATATCTCCTGGCGGTGCTCCTGTCATTGACCGTAGGTGGATGGTGGGAACAATTCTTCGCTTCCTCTGGCCTGGTGGGGGATGAGCGCTTCTCCGTCTATCTGCTGGACCAGTCCTATGCCAGCGAATTCAGTTCAATCGGCTTCCGCTGGGATTTTCTGGCCTACAGCCTGTGGCCGGTCGCTTTCGGCGCCTACCATATTTTCAAACGGAAGTTCACCGACCGCTTCTACCTCCAACTCTTCAATGCGTACGTCGCCGCCAACGCCTTCTGGGTGCTGGTGATCCGTGCCAGCTTCTCCAACCGCTTCGCCTACCTGTCCTGGTTCATGATGTTCTGGGTCCTGGTCTATCCGCTCCTGGTTGGTCCAGCCGCTGGGCGCAGGGGAAGGATTCAGGCAGGGCTGCTGGTGGCCTACTACGCGTTCACCTATCTCATGTTCTTGAAGACCTGA